One region of [Limnothrix rosea] IAM M-220 genomic DNA includes:
- the ndhL gene encoding NAD(P)H-quinone oxidoreductase subunit L has product MPPFDLPLETLLVAVLYLGLSATYLLVLPAGLYYYINKRSLVASSIERLFMYFLVFFLFPGMLLLSPFLNLRPRRREV; this is encoded by the coding sequence ATGCCACCCTTTGATTTACCTCTAGAAACTCTGCTGGTTGCTGTTTTATATCTGGGTTTAAGTGCCACTTACCTGCTTGTTTTGCCCGCGGGTCTTTACTACTACATTAATAAGCGCTCCCTCGTGGCAAGCTCCATTGAAAGATTATTTATGTACTTTCTGGTGTTTTTCCTATTCCCCGGCATGTTGCTCCTCAGCCCATTCCTTAACCTTCGTCCCCGTCGTCGCGAAGTCTAG
- a CDS encoding shikimate kinase, whose protein sequence is MEDLLKGLNIYLVGMMGTGKSTLAKIIAEIMNYRVLDSDDIIEQLAGASISDIFAEMGEPEFRKLETQVLGKIAVQTRTVVATGGGIILSKDNWYYLRQGLTIWLDVPMPLLMDRLRSDTKRPLLRNVDLETKLSQLLNERRSLYQEADLHFSISTARPPRAVAEDIIATIPSVLRKPPQIIGENN, encoded by the coding sequence ATGGAAGATTTGCTCAAAGGATTAAATATTTACCTCGTCGGCATGATGGGCACGGGGAAAAGTACCCTCGCCAAGATTATTGCGGAGATTATGAACTACCGCGTTCTAGATTCTGACGACATTATTGAGCAGCTTGCAGGCGCTTCAATTAGTGACATTTTTGCTGAGATGGGCGAACCGGAATTCCGTAAACTTGAAACCCAAGTGCTGGGCAAAATTGCGGTACAAACCCGTACCGTTGTGGCGACGGGCGGCGGTATTATTTTGTCCAAGGATAATTGGTATTATCTCCGCCAAGGTTTAACGATCTGGCTCGATGTGCCCATGCCATTACTTATGGATCGTTTACGCAGCGATACGAAACGGCCGCTATTGCGTAATGTCGACCTTGAAACCAAACTGAGTCAACTGCTCAATGAACGGCGATCGCTGTATCAAGAAGCCGATTTACATTTTTCGATTAGTACTGCTCGGCCACCCCGCGCTGTGGCAGAAGACATCATTGCCACCATTCCCTCTGTGCTGCGTAAACCACCGCAAATCATTGGTGAGAACAACTAG
- a CDS encoding type II toxin-antitoxin system VapC family toxin: MKVLFDTNIVVASFLKHHSHHKLALPWLEKTKNNEIQGYLSTHSLSEIYSVLTRIPLPTPISSKQAQYLITTNLQQFTFVSLDSPDYFRILGRVAQLNITGGGIFDAIIAEAALKIKADVLLTLNLKHFVRLGDDIQSIARSP; this comes from the coding sequence ATGAAGGTTTTATTTGATACCAATATCGTGGTTGCTTCGTTTCTCAAGCATCACTCTCATCACAAACTCGCTTTACCATGGCTCGAAAAAACAAAAAATAATGAGATTCAAGGTTATCTTTCCACGCATTCTCTGAGTGAAATTTATAGTGTTTTGACTCGCATTCCTCTTCCTACTCCTATTTCCTCTAAACAAGCCCAATATCTAATCACAACTAATCTCCAGCAATTCACTTTTGTCTCTTTAGATAGCCCTGATTACTTTCGGATTTTAGGACGAGTTGCTCAGTTAAATATTACTGGCGGCGGAATTTTCGACGCAATTATTGCCGAAGCTGCATTAAAGATAAAAGCCGATGTACTTCTCACTCTTAATCTCAAACATTTTGTTCGTTTGGGCGACGATATTCAATCTATTGCGCGATCACCGTGA
- a CDS encoding pyridoxamine 5'-phosphate oxidase family protein — MSKPQIATAANGWVNTAESESLESTGAIALAASLISEQIYCTLATASIGGIPWSTPLFYVFDQELNLYWSSAIAAQHSQNLAQNEGRSFITLYDVAKVKAVYFSGFATELNGEMAAQNILKLFDQRAKRPNPRLAKDYLGQSCRRMYKFTPEKVWVTGDRLTVDEQLVDTKIQLNLNSLKAIFHKA, encoded by the coding sequence ATGTCGAAACCGCAAATCGCGACAGCAGCTAATGGGTGGGTGAATACCGCTGAGTCGGAAAGCTTGGAAAGTACTGGGGCGATCGCCCTTGCTGCTTCTTTAATTTCTGAACAAATTTATTGCACTTTAGCGACAGCTTCTATTGGCGGAATACCTTGGTCAACACCTCTGTTTTACGTGTTTGATCAGGAATTGAATCTTTACTGGTCTTCGGCGATCGCCGCCCAACATTCCCAAAATTTAGCGCAAAATGAAGGGCGATCATTCATCACTCTATACGATGTGGCAAAGGTGAAAGCAGTGTATTTTTCGGGGTTTGCGACGGAATTAAATGGCGAAATGGCAGCACAAAATATTCTCAAACTTTTTGACCAACGCGCCAAACGTCCCAATCCTCGCCTCGCCAAAGATTATTTAGGGCAGTCTTGTCGCCGGATGTATAAATTTACTCCCGAAAAAGTCTGGGTGACAGGCGATCGCCTCACAGTTGATGAGCAATTAGTCGATACGAAAATTCAGCTCAATCTCAATTCTCTCAAAGCAATTTTTCATAAGGCTTAA
- a CDS encoding CHAT domain-containing protein, with amino-acid sequence MLMRPSFFAATCKSLAALGFASGLWLGMPSLADTERDFILNEQGALTEEDERLDNGRYVDFFELVTEANQNLVILLGSDDFDSHLFVFDGEWNKIAENDDFRGSHSGLVLENPNGGLIHIVPTSHEPDTLGTYFLTVRETSELENINLAANRLADAANEFYQEGSAIALRQAEEKWLEALALYRNVGNRAQQASVLSSLGFIADSLGEKEIALERYEASLALHQASENRYGEAIVTNNLGHVYSTTGNKQKALELYKKSLVLLREVGNRQWEGSTLNNIGAVYGALGEQEEALKYYEESLPVLREVGNRQGEARTLSNVGSIYDVLGERQQALDYYGQALAIFEEISDDGGKATALNNIGIVYDDLGEDERALEFYAASVPLSRNVGDRLGEARTLSNIGVIHGERGEYEKAVEYYLAALPLLEAVGDRGGEATTLNNLGLVFANVNRPERALEYYEQALPITRETGDRGGEATTLNNLGLIYEKQGDVAQALAYFEASLRLSQAIGDRSGQALTFYNIANLERQRDNQEPAIVAIESAIEIIEDLRVTVASPELRQSYFATVQFYYELYIELLMEQEAKSPNEGYAQKAFLASEQSRARTLLDLLAEANADIRAGVEPALLQQEKKQLALLDQVEQARFLVFSNPDSTAAAQQEADEKLAIATTAYKELQDEIRRSSPQYAKLKYPEPTSLKTLQQDILDEETVLLQYSLHRDKSYLWAISQNDFVSYELAGAQTLREAIEAVRQSITSIRTGLPPHLERRQTQQRVAAIATLSDLILRPAIEKLDKKRLVIVADEDLHFIPFSALSLSGQEYNPIGDRHEIVNVPSAATLDSLRAQNIKPIQPDASLAIIADPVFNEKDCRLESDVDTCENQITDPAPTFLASNSLNNLALKRSAQGFDDVNWDRLLGTRTEAKSILDLVNQKSQKTFDALSFEASKDLMTGDRLQDYDLIHVATHGFLNTVEPELSGIVFSLVNENAEPQNGFLRLSEVFNLKLNASLVVLSACQTGLGEQVKGEGLVGLSRGFMYAGVPRIIVSLWQVDDAATAEFMTRFYRLLIRENLTPAAALQQTQQQMRTETEWQHPFYWAAFILQGDWN; translated from the coding sequence ATGTTGATGCGCCCCTCATTTTTCGCGGCTACGTGCAAATCCCTCGCGGCTTTGGGTTTTGCTTCTGGTTTGTGGTTAGGGATGCCGAGTTTGGCAGATACCGAGCGTGACTTTATCCTCAACGAACAGGGGGCGCTCACGGAAGAAGATGAGCGGCTAGACAATGGCCGTTATGTAGATTTTTTTGAACTTGTCACCGAGGCTAATCAAAATTTAGTGATTTTGCTGGGCAGTGATGATTTTGATAGTCATCTCTTTGTTTTTGATGGGGAATGGAACAAGATTGCGGAAAATGATGATTTTCGCGGCAGTCATTCTGGTTTAGTGCTAGAAAATCCTAATGGTGGTCTGATTCATATTGTTCCGACGAGCCATGAGCCGGACACACTGGGGACTTATTTTCTGACGGTGCGGGAAACTTCTGAGCTGGAAAATATTAATCTCGCAGCTAATCGTCTCGCTGATGCGGCGAATGAGTTTTACCAGGAGGGTTCGGCGATCGCCCTGCGACAGGCGGAGGAAAAATGGCTAGAAGCGTTAGCGCTCTACCGTAATGTCGGGAATAGGGCACAGCAGGCTAGTGTGCTCAGTAGTCTGGGGTTTATTGCGGATTCCCTCGGCGAAAAAGAGATTGCCCTAGAACGGTATGAAGCGTCATTGGCGTTACATCAGGCCTCAGAAAATCGCTATGGTGAGGCGATCGTCACGAATAATTTAGGTCACGTTTACTCTACGACTGGCAATAAACAAAAAGCTCTAGAACTCTACAAAAAATCCTTGGTACTGCTCCGGGAAGTGGGAAACCGCCAGTGGGAAGGGTCGACGTTAAACAATATCGGTGCGGTGTATGGCGCGTTAGGAGAGCAGGAAGAAGCGCTTAAATATTACGAAGAATCTTTGCCTGTGTTGCGGGAAGTCGGTAATCGACAGGGGGAAGCGCGCACTCTTAGTAATGTGGGCAGTATCTATGATGTTTTGGGGGAGCGCCAACAGGCTCTGGATTATTATGGTCAGGCTTTGGCAATTTTTGAGGAGATTTCTGATGATGGCGGCAAAGCCACAGCTCTGAATAATATTGGCATTGTTTATGATGATCTCGGAGAGGATGAGCGTGCCCTTGAATTTTATGCCGCATCTGTGCCCCTCTCTCGCAATGTCGGCGATCGCCTCGGTGAAGCCCGCACCCTGAGCAATATTGGCGTAATCCATGGGGAGCGGGGTGAGTACGAAAAGGCTGTGGAATATTACCTCGCAGCATTGCCCCTGTTAGAAGCTGTTGGCGATCGCGGCGGAGAAGCGACAACCCTCAATAATTTGGGTTTAGTCTTTGCCAATGTTAATCGTCCTGAACGGGCTTTGGAATATTACGAACAGGCGTTACCCATTACCCGCGAAACGGGCGATCGTGGTGGGGAAGCAACGACCCTCAATAACCTTGGCCTCATCTATGAAAAACAAGGTGATGTGGCACAGGCTCTGGCTTATTTTGAAGCATCCCTGCGTTTGTCCCAGGCCATCGGCGATCGCTCTGGTCAAGCTCTCACGTTTTACAATATTGCCAACCTCGAACGGCAACGGGACAATCAAGAACCAGCCATTGTCGCCATCGAGTCTGCCATTGAAATTATTGAAGATTTACGGGTCACTGTGGCCAGCCCAGAGTTACGGCAGTCTTATTTTGCAACGGTGCAATTTTATTACGAGCTGTACATCGAGCTGCTGATGGAGCAGGAGGCCAAAAGTCCCAACGAAGGTTACGCCCAAAAAGCTTTTCTCGCCAGTGAACAGTCCCGCGCCCGCACCCTCCTAGATCTGTTGGCCGAAGCAAATGCCGATATTCGCGCAGGGGTTGAGCCAGCATTACTCCAACAAGAAAAAAAACAATTAGCCCTACTCGATCAAGTGGAGCAGGCGAGATTTTTGGTGTTTAGCAATCCAGATAGTACGGCCGCAGCGCAACAGGAAGCCGATGAAAAACTGGCGATCGCCACCACAGCCTATAAAGAATTGCAGGACGAAATTCGCCGCTCTAGCCCCCAATACGCCAAGCTTAAATATCCCGAACCCACCTCCCTAAAAACATTACAGCAGGATATTTTGGACGAAGAAACCGTGCTGCTGCAATATTCTCTCCACCGCGACAAAAGCTATCTATGGGCTATTAGTCAAAATGATTTTGTCAGTTATGAGCTAGCCGGGGCCCAAACCCTGCGGGAGGCGATCGAGGCTGTACGCCAAAGCATTACCTCTATCCGTACTGGTTTACCGCCCCACCTTGAGCGCCGTCAAACCCAACAACGGGTTGCAGCCATTGCCACCCTCAGTGATCTCATCCTCCGCCCAGCCATAGAGAAGCTAGACAAAAAACGGTTGGTGATTGTAGCCGACGAAGATTTACACTTTATTCCCTTTAGTGCCCTCAGCCTCAGTGGGCAGGAATACAACCCCATCGGCGATCGCCACGAAATCGTGAATGTCCCTTCTGCTGCGACCCTAGACAGCCTACGCGCCCAAAACATTAAACCAATTCAGCCGGATGCTTCCCTAGCAATCATTGCCGACCCCGTTTTCAATGAAAAAGATTGCCGTTTAGAAAGTGATGTAGATACTTGCGAAAATCAAATTACCGATCCAGCACCCACCTTTCTGGCTTCTAATAGTCTCAATAATCTAGCGCTAAAACGGTCTGCCCAAGGTTTTGACGATGTAAATTGGGATCGGCTCCTCGGCACTCGCACCGAAGCCAAAAGCATTTTAGACCTTGTCAATCAAAAATCCCAAAAAACCTTTGATGCCCTAAGTTTTGAGGCCAGTAAAGACCTCATGACTGGCGATCGCCTCCAGGACTATGACCTGATTCATGTGGCAACCCACGGCTTTCTCAATACCGTCGAGCCAGAACTATCCGGCATTGTTTTTTCCCTCGTTAACGAAAATGCCGAACCGCAAAACGGTTTTCTCCGACTTAGCGAGGTGTTTAACCTCAAGCTCAACGCTAGCTTGGTGGTACTCAGCGCTTGCCAAACCGGACTTGGCGAACAAGTGAAAGGTGAAGGTTTAGTCGGACTTAGTCGTGGATTTATGTACGCTGGCGTGCCGAGAATTATTGTGAGTCTCTGGCAGGTAGACGATGCAGCGACCGCCGAATTTATGACCCGTTTTTATCGCCTTTTAATCAGGGAAAATCTCACCCCCGCCGCCGCTCTCCAACAAACCCAACAGCAAATGCGCACCGAAACTGAATGGCAACATCCTTTTTATTGGGCGGCTTTTATTCTCCAAGGTGACTGGAATTAA
- a CDS encoding DUF3007 family protein: MRRLDVFAIGFGIFVAGGLLYLGFKVAGLDSMDAGIWSQAALVIVVIGWVSTYLFRVGTRTMTFHKQREEYEEAALQRRLDEMSPEELEKLTAELTAEKTKSTSEKK; encoded by the coding sequence ATGCGACGTCTTGATGTTTTTGCCATCGGTTTCGGTATTTTTGTCGCCGGTGGCCTTTTGTACCTTGGTTTTAAGGTTGCAGGTCTCGACAGTATGGATGCAGGCATTTGGTCGCAGGCAGCCCTGGTTATTGTCGTCATCGGTTGGGTCAGTACTTACCTCTTTCGAGTGGGCACAAGGACCATGACTTTTCACAAGCAGCGTGAAGAATATGAAGAGGCGGCTCTCCAACGTCGCTTGGATGAAATGAGCCCCGAAGAGCTGGAAAAATTAACTGCTGAGCTGACAGCGGAAAAAACAAAATCTACTTCTGAGAAAAAATAA
- a CDS encoding histidine phosphatase family protein has product MATRVIIVRHGQSTYNALKMIQGRCDESVLTDKGIADATTVGKTLNGINFAAIYCSPLQRATQTAQTIHAQLGEGNPAPVPAEGLREIDLPNWEKMPKTEVAEKFPEEYRLWHEKPAEFCMILPDGTEHYPVRSLYEQAKGFWQEILAKHKDETILIVAHNGINRCLIMSASGIDPSKYQGIQQSNCCINVINFKGGLGETVQYESLNQTEHLGVKIPSFRPGHEGLRILLVRHGETNWNKEGRFQGSKDIPLNDNGRAQAAKAQAFLKDVELHFAMSSSLSRPKETAEIILQAHGDIPLDTHDELIEIGHGLWEGKLEAEIEAGFPGMLEEWQTTPETVQMPEGENIQGVWERANRAWDEIIERYAAKPNQVGIVVAHDAINKVILCRLMGLQPKDIWAIKQGNCAVTVIDYLKGADSEPIVQAMNITSHLGFGVIDKTAAGAL; this is encoded by the coding sequence GTGGCAACTCGCGTCATTATCGTGCGTCACGGACAAAGTACTTACAACGCTCTCAAAATGATCCAAGGACGTTGTGACGAATCAGTACTCACCGACAAAGGGATCGCCGATGCCACAACCGTAGGTAAAACCCTCAACGGCATCAACTTCGCCGCCATCTATTGCAGCCCCCTCCAACGCGCAACCCAAACCGCCCAAACAATTCATGCTCAACTTGGCGAGGGTAATCCCGCACCAGTCCCCGCCGAAGGATTACGGGAAATTGATTTGCCCAACTGGGAAAAAATGCCCAAAACTGAAGTTGCCGAAAAATTTCCAGAAGAATACCGTCTCTGGCACGAAAAGCCCGCTGAATTTTGCATGATTCTCCCCGACGGCACAGAGCATTACCCCGTGAGAAGTCTCTATGAACAAGCCAAGGGTTTCTGGCAAGAAATTCTAGCTAAACACAAAGACGAAACCATTCTCATCGTTGCCCACAATGGCATTAACCGTTGCCTAATCATGAGTGCCTCCGGCATTGACCCCAGCAAATATCAAGGCATCCAACAATCCAACTGCTGCATTAACGTCATTAATTTCAAAGGCGGTCTAGGCGAAACAGTTCAATACGAATCCCTCAACCAAACCGAACATCTCGGCGTAAAAATTCCCTCTTTCCGTCCCGGCCATGAAGGTCTACGGATTTTGTTAGTGCGCCACGGCGAAACCAACTGGAATAAAGAAGGTCGTTTCCAAGGCTCTAAAGATATTCCCCTCAACGATAATGGTCGCGCCCAAGCCGCCAAGGCACAGGCATTTCTCAAAGATGTCGAGTTGCATTTTGCCATGAGTAGTTCTTTGAGCCGTCCGAAGGAAACCGCCGAAATTATCCTCCAAGCCCACGGTGATATTCCCCTTGACACCCATGATGAACTGATCGAAATTGGTCATGGTCTCTGGGAAGGCAAGCTAGAAGCAGAAATTGAAGCGGGTTTCCCCGGTATGCTCGAAGAATGGCAAACCACTCCCGAAACGGTGCAAATGCCTGAGGGGGAAAATATCCAAGGGGTTTGGGAGCGTGCCAATAGGGCTTGGGATGAAATTATCGAAAGATATGCGGCGAAGCCTAACCAAGTGGGCATTGTTGTTGCCCATGATGCGATTAATAAGGTGATTCTTTGTCGTTTGATGGGTCTGCAACCTAAAGATATTTGGGCGATTAAACAGGGAAATTGTGCGGTGACGGTCATTGATTACCTCAAGGGTGCTGATAGTGAACCGATTGTGCAGGCGATGAATATTACTTCTCATCTAGGTTTTGGGGTCATCGATAAAACTGCTGCTGGTGCGCTGTAA
- the argB gene encoding acetylglutamate kinase codes for MESEYIREAEATRVRILSEALPYMQQFAGRTVVVKYGGAAMKDSTLKDKVIRDIVFLACIGVRPVVVHGGGPEINTWLSKLNIEPQFKDGLRVTDADTMDVVEMVLVGRVNKEIVSLINQAGASAVGLCGKDGKMIQARPVGKEGVGFVGEVTSIDTKLIKSLVENGYVPVISSVAADETGQAHNINADTVAGELAAALGAEKLILLTDTAGILRDYHDPATLIPKVNLQEARALIDSGVVGGGMIPKVSCCVRSLAQGVKAAHIIDGRIPHALLLEIFTNDGIGTMIVASDHVYATPFSPFKE; via the coding sequence ATGGAAAGCGAATATATCAGAGAAGCGGAAGCCACTCGAGTGCGGATTCTTAGTGAAGCCCTGCCCTACATGCAGCAATTTGCCGGACGTACCGTTGTGGTGAAATACGGCGGCGCGGCAATGAAAGATAGTACTCTCAAGGATAAAGTGATTCGTGATATCGTTTTTCTCGCTTGTATTGGTGTTCGCCCTGTGGTGGTTCATGGTGGTGGCCCCGAAATTAACACATGGCTAAGTAAACTTAATATTGAGCCTCAGTTTAAGGATGGTTTGCGGGTCACTGACGCTGACACCATGGATGTGGTGGAGATGGTGCTTGTTGGTCGTGTGAATAAAGAAATTGTTTCTTTAATTAATCAAGCCGGTGCTTCCGCCGTTGGTCTATGTGGTAAAGATGGCAAAATGATCCAAGCGCGCCCTGTGGGAAAGGAAGGGGTAGGTTTTGTCGGTGAGGTGACGAGCATTGATACTAAGCTAATCAAATCTCTTGTTGAGAATGGCTATGTTCCTGTGATCTCTAGTGTGGCAGCGGATGAAACAGGTCAAGCTCATAATATTAATGCTGATACTGTTGCCGGGGAATTAGCCGCAGCGCTCGGGGCTGAAAAATTAATTTTACTGACTGATACGGCGGGGATTCTTCGGGATTATCACGATCCGGCGACGCTCATTCCGAAGGTTAATCTCCAGGAGGCACGGGCACTCATTGATTCTGGTGTTGTGGGTGGTGGGATGATTCCGAAGGTTTCTTGCTGTGTGCGATCGCTGGCGCAAGGGGTAAAGGCGGCTCATATTATTGATGGGCGTATTCCCCATGCTTTATTGCTAGAGATTTTTACGAATGATGGTATTGGCACTATGATCGTTGCGTCGGATCATGTGTATGCCACGCCATTTTCGCCTTTCAAAGAATAG
- a CDS encoding carbohydrate ABC transporter permease translates to MAAVKQKQAFWQKMPIHIAIVAIAFLWTLPSVGLLISSLRKRDDMLTTGWWTVFQHPFELTQYHLGNYIDVINSQGMGQSFLNSLTISIPATIIPIAIACFAAYAFAWMKFPGRQLLFILVVCLLVVPLQTTLIPVLRVYRDWGLSNSFLGIWLAHTGYGLPLGIYLLRNYIGALPKDLIEAAQVDGASHLKIFTKLIVPLSMPAIASFAVFQFLWVWNDLLIALVYLGGTPDVAPVTIQLTNLVGSRGQDWHLLTAGAFISMTVPLMVFFGLQRYFVRGILAGSVKS, encoded by the coding sequence ATGGCAGCAGTTAAGCAAAAACAAGCCTTTTGGCAGAAAATGCCCATTCATATCGCGATTGTGGCGATCGCCTTTTTGTGGACATTACCCAGTGTCGGTTTGCTGATCAGTTCCCTCCGCAAACGGGACGACATGCTGACGACGGGTTGGTGGACAGTCTTTCAACATCCCTTTGAACTGACGCAATATCACCTCGGCAACTACATCGACGTGATCAATTCCCAGGGGATGGGGCAGTCATTTTTAAATAGTCTGACTATCTCCATTCCCGCCACCATTATTCCCATTGCGATCGCCTGTTTTGCAGCCTATGCCTTTGCTTGGATGAAATTTCCGGGGCGACAATTGCTGTTTATTTTGGTGGTTTGTCTGCTGGTTGTGCCGCTCCAAACGACGCTGATTCCCGTATTGCGCGTGTATCGAGATTGGGGATTGTCCAATAGTTTTCTGGGAATTTGGCTGGCGCACACCGGTTATGGTTTGCCCCTCGGCATTTATCTGTTGCGCAACTATATCGGCGCATTACCGAAGGATTTGATCGAAGCGGCTCAGGTGGATGGTGCATCCCATCTGAAGATTTTTACGAAATTAATTGTGCCCCTCTCGATGCCGGCGATCGCCTCCTTTGCGGTCTTTCAATTTCTCTGGGTGTGGAACGATTTGCTGATCGCATTGGTTTATCTCGGTGGTACGCCAGACGTTGCGCCAGTCACGATCCAGCTCACAAACCTCGTCGGTTCCCGTGGGCAAGATTGGCATCTTTTAACGGCAGGGGCGTTTATTTCAATGACTGTGCCGCTGATGGTTTTCTTTGGGCTGCAACGGTATTTTGTGCGCGGTATTTTGGCGGGTTCTGTGAAATCTTAA
- a CDS encoding DUF6737 family protein: protein MATDQNSQELSVWHYKPWWCQPWSILLTGCGAIAGSWLLFHRYWLTGLVGVPLTAWMVFFVGLYPKLAQESGLLDEMKNH, encoded by the coding sequence ATGGCAACAGATCAAAATTCCCAAGAGCTGAGTGTGTGGCATTACAAACCTTGGTGGTGTCAACCTTGGTCGATTTTATTAACGGGTTGCGGGGCGATCGCCGGCAGTTGGTTGCTGTTCCACCGCTACTGGCTAACTGGACTAGTGGGAGTGCCACTGACGGCATGGATGGTCTTTTTTGTTGGACTTTATCCCAAGCTTGCGCAGGAGTCGGGCTTACTCGACGAGATGAAAAATCACTAG
- a CDS encoding carbohydrate ABC transporter permease, with the protein MEILYRIGSVVLAIALGCGGVIGLFYGANLAINALPKPWNNRLLPWVYISPALALLSGYLILPTIQTIYLSFFDGRSQNFVGLKNYIFAFTDQSMRVAFRNNLLWLVLVTGISVSLGLIIAVLVDKVKYEAIAKSLIFLPMAISFVGASVIWKFIYAYKPAGDAQIGLLNAVVVSLGFEPVGWLVERSVNNFALIAIMIWLYTGFCMVILSAAVKGIPEDVIEAAKIDGANSWQIFFRITIPMIRSTILVVSTTVVILVLKVFDIVFVMTGGNQGTEVIASRMIKEMFNFRNFGRGSAIAVILLILIIPVMIGNIRRFRTQEKLR; encoded by the coding sequence ATGGAAATTTTGTATCGAATTGGCTCAGTGGTGTTGGCGATCGCCCTCGGATGTGGCGGCGTAATTGGGCTATTTTATGGCGCAAATTTAGCGATTAATGCGTTGCCGAAACCGTGGAATAATCGTCTGTTGCCTTGGGTCTATATTTCACCAGCGTTGGCATTGCTGTCGGGCTATTTGATTTTGCCCACCATTCAAACCATTTACCTAAGTTTTTTTGATGGGCGATCGCAGAATTTTGTCGGGCTAAAAAACTACATCTTTGCCTTTACCGATCAGTCGATGCGGGTGGCTTTCAGGAATAATTTGCTGTGGCTAGTGTTGGTGACGGGCATTAGCGTCAGTTTGGGCTTAATTATCGCGGTGCTCGTGGATAAGGTGAAGTACGAGGCGATCGCCAAATCTCTGATCTTTCTCCCCATGGCGATTTCCTTTGTGGGGGCAAGCGTCATCTGGAAATTTATCTACGCCTACAAACCCGCCGGCGATGCCCAAATCGGTTTACTCAATGCCGTGGTGGTGAGTTTAGGCTTTGAGCCCGTGGGCTGGCTGGTGGAAAGGTCAGTCAACAATTTTGCCCTAATTGCCATCATGATTTGGCTGTACACCGGATTTTGTATGGTGATCCTCTCAGCAGCAGTGAAAGGCATTCCCGAAGATGTGATCGAAGCCGCAAAAATTGACGGGGCAAATAGTTGGCAAATTTTCTTTCGCATCACCATCCCGATGATTCGCTCCACCATTCTTGTGGTCAGTACCACGGTGGTGATTTTGGTATTAAAAGTTTTCGATATTGTCTTTGTGATGACAGGCGGTAACCAAGGCACAGAGGTGATTGCCAGTCGTATGATCAAAGAAATGTTTAACTTCCGCAACTTTGGGCGTGGGTCGGCGATCGCCGTGATTTTATTAATCCTGATTATCCCCGTGATGATTGGTAATATTCGTCGGTTTCGTACCCAAGAAAAACTGCGTTAA
- a CDS encoding thiol-disulfide oxidoreductase DCC family protein, whose translation MAVYPAPAESIIDVKIDKPIIFFDGECNLCNGFVDFMLKIDYEQKFYLAPLQGSTAKQYLPPLPPQQEDWAIAYFEGKKTYFASEACIEICKELGGIWSIFALTQPLPVSFRDFVYSIVATNRYNWFGQTACRTMTFDGRSPFLP comes from the coding sequence ATGGCCGTTTATCCCGCCCCAGCCGAAAGTATCATCGATGTCAAAATCGATAAACCCATTATTTTTTTCGATGGTGAATGCAATCTCTGCAATGGTTTTGTGGACTTTATGCTGAAGATTGACTACGAGCAAAAATTCTATCTCGCTCCCCTCCAAGGTTCCACCGCCAAGCAATATTTACCACCTCTGCCCCCTCAACAAGAAGACTGGGCGATCGCCTATTTTGAGGGCAAGAAAACCTATTTCGCGTCCGAAGCCTGCATTGAAATCTGTAAAGAACTCGGCGGCATTTGGTCAATTTTTGCTTTAACGCAACCCTTACCTGTGAGCTTTCGAGATTTCGTCTACAGTATCGTTGCAACCAATCGTTATAACTGGTTTGGACAAACCGCTTGTCGCACCATGACCTTTGACGGGCGATCGCCATTTCTTCCCTAA